A stretch of Ferroacidibacillus organovorans DNA encodes these proteins:
- the menE gene encoding o-succinylbenzoate--CoA ligase has protein sequence MSEQGICEKEAFLADSVVGEWVEDWLYALRHMEILAIEHEDQPVSYRELAARVASRAAFLEERGVARGERVAVLMTHGLLFAITLHALRYLGAVIVLINARLSLEEMVWQVDDVEARTLLCDEAHEAQRVAISERLAHVRAWRCTVQMEEGARVFIPAPVCLSHVQSIIYTSGTTGRPKGALLTYGNHFASAVASALRLGMLPTDRWLTALPLFHVGGQAVLMRSVIYGTAAVLQDRFDEAAHRARLLRGDITMVSVVAATLQRMMDDEVAFPAALRVVLLGGGPAPVPLLERCIARGVPVVQTYGLTEANSQVATLRPAEVSSRVGSAGQPLMRTNVRIVDGHGECCPPNGVGEIQIKGPTVCAGYWQEKTVRSALAEDGWFHTGDLGYLDSQGYLFVLDRRKDLIISGGENIYPAEVEAVLLSHPSVIEAAVIGRDDARYGQVPVAVLAVHPAYNESALLSFCRERLAGYKVPKHFLVVDRLPRNAAGKLLKREMRLWL, from the coding sequence ATGAGTGAACAGGGGATTTGCGAAAAAGAAGCGTTTTTAGCAGACAGTGTGGTGGGTGAGTGGGTCGAAGATTGGCTTTATGCGCTGCGCCATATGGAAATACTCGCGATAGAGCACGAGGATCAGCCAGTCTCCTATCGCGAATTGGCCGCGCGCGTCGCTTCGCGCGCGGCGTTTTTGGAAGAACGGGGCGTCGCACGTGGAGAGCGCGTCGCAGTACTCATGACGCACGGGCTGCTTTTTGCGATCACGCTGCACGCGCTGCGCTATCTTGGCGCGGTGATTGTGCTGATAAACGCCCGCCTCTCATTAGAAGAGATGGTGTGGCAGGTGGACGATGTCGAGGCGCGCACACTGCTTTGTGACGAGGCGCATGAGGCGCAGCGCGTCGCGATCAGTGAACGGCTTGCACACGTTCGCGCGTGGCGTTGTACAGTTCAAATGGAAGAAGGGGCGCGCGTGTTTATACCTGCGCCCGTCTGTCTTTCTCATGTACAGAGCATCATCTACACCTCGGGGACGACTGGACGTCCCAAGGGTGCGCTTCTCACCTACGGCAACCATTTCGCTAGCGCTGTCGCCTCGGCGTTGCGCCTCGGAATGCTCCCGACCGATCGCTGGCTGACTGCCTTGCCGCTGTTTCACGTCGGCGGGCAGGCCGTGCTCATGCGCAGCGTCATCTATGGCACGGCCGCGGTTCTGCAAGATCGCTTTGATGAAGCGGCGCATCGCGCGCGGCTTTTGCGGGGAGACATCACGATGGTCTCTGTGGTGGCGGCGACACTCCAGCGCATGATGGATGATGAGGTCGCGTTTCCTGCGGCGCTGCGCGTTGTGCTTCTAGGCGGGGGCCCTGCGCCTGTGCCGCTTTTAGAGCGGTGCATCGCGCGGGGCGTCCCGGTTGTGCAGACGTATGGTCTCACGGAGGCAAACTCGCAGGTGGCGACGTTGCGCCCGGCGGAGGTTTCCTCGCGCGTAGGTTCAGCGGGGCAACCGCTGATGAGAACGAATGTGCGCATTGTCGATGGGCATGGGGAGTGCTGCCCGCCGAATGGGGTTGGAGAGATTCAGATCAAGGGACCGACGGTTTGCGCCGGGTATTGGCAGGAAAAAACGGTGCGCAGCGCGCTCGCGGAGGACGGTTGGTTTCACACAGGGGATCTCGGATATCTCGATTCACAAGGATATCTCTTTGTGCTTGACCGGCGTAAAGATCTGATCATTTCAGGAGGAGAGAATATATACCCGGCCGAAGTGGAAGCGGTTCTCCTGTCCCATCCGTCTGTCATTGAGGCAGCGGTCATCGGTCGTGACGACGCGCGGTATGGGCAGGTTCCCGTCGCCGTTTTGGCAGTTCATCCTGCCTATAATGAATCGGCGCTCCTTTCGTTTTGCCGGGAGCGGCTGGCTGGCTACAAGGTTCCAAAACATTTCCTCGTCGTGGATCGTCTGCCGCGCAACGCGGCCGGGAAGTTGTTAAAAAGGGAGATGCGGTTATGGCTTTAA
- the menB gene encoding 1,4-dihydroxy-2-naphthoyl-CoA synthase: MHWETAHEYEDIRYEKASGIAKITINRPEVRNAFRPKTVSELIDAFNRVRDDSEVGVVILTGEGDLAFCSGGDQRVRGHGGYVGDDEIPRLNVLDLQRQIRMLPKAVIAAVAGYAIGGGHVLHLVCDLTIAAENARFGQTGPRVGSFDAGYGTGILARTIGMKRAKEIWFLCRQYDAHEAYDMGLVNKVVPVDRLQEEAVLWAQEILEKSPMAIRFLKASFNVDTDGLAGLQQMAGDATMMFYMTEEAREGKNAFLEKRQPDFSKFPRLP; encoded by the coding sequence ATGCATTGGGAAACTGCTCATGAATATGAAGATATCCGCTATGAAAAGGCGTCAGGAATCGCAAAGATTACAATCAATCGTCCGGAGGTGCGAAACGCTTTTCGTCCGAAGACGGTGAGTGAACTGATTGATGCGTTCAATCGCGTGCGCGATGACAGTGAAGTGGGCGTTGTCATTTTGACGGGAGAAGGAGATCTTGCGTTTTGCTCTGGCGGTGACCAGCGCGTGCGCGGACACGGCGGCTACGTCGGGGATGACGAGATTCCGCGCCTCAACGTGCTTGATTTGCAGCGGCAGATTCGCATGCTGCCAAAAGCGGTGATCGCGGCGGTGGCGGGTTATGCGATCGGCGGCGGTCATGTGCTTCACTTGGTGTGTGACTTGACGATTGCGGCGGAGAATGCGCGCTTCGGGCAGACGGGACCGCGCGTCGGGAGCTTTGACGCGGGGTATGGGACAGGCATTCTCGCACGTACGATCGGGATGAAGCGAGCGAAAGAGATCTGGTTTCTATGCCGCCAATACGATGCGCACGAAGCGTACGACATGGGGCTTGTGAACAAGGTTGTGCCCGTGGACAGACTGCAAGAGGAAGCTGTTTTGTGGGCGCAGGAGATCCTTGAGAAATCACCGATGGCAATCCGCTTTTTAAAAGCGTCGTTCAACGTGGACACGGACGGATTGGCGGGGCTGCAGCAGATGGCGGGCGACGCGACAATGATGTTTTACATGACGGAAGAGGCGCGCGAAGGGAAAAATGCATTCTTGGAGAAGCGCCAGCCAGATTTTTCGAAGTTTCCACGTTTGCCATAG
- a CDS encoding 1,4-dihydroxy-2-naphthoate polyprenyltransferase, translated as MNSFRNTLWNLLRPKTLTASVTPVLVGTGAALLHHPLHTSLFLSMLIASMLIQAAANMVNEYYDFVRGLDSKEMTGIAGAIVRDNMSPRTVLIITWVTLTIALLLGIYICASTSWWVAVFGAASMLFMYLYSGGPKPISSTPFGEVTAGVAMGPVIILIAYFIQAGHLSPVAWWVSVPVGLLIAAILLANNLRDLEHDRPGGRKTLPILLGKTRAVAVLGTAFALSYLILIALVLARMLPSWALLSLLSAPLPARVPRQFLAAKTRDELQASFENTSKTLIAFGFLLFVGLLIARITTP; from the coding sequence TTGAATTCATTCCGAAACACCTTGTGGAATCTATTGCGGCCCAAAACGCTGACCGCGTCCGTCACACCTGTTCTCGTAGGAACTGGTGCAGCGCTTTTGCACCATCCGCTGCACACATCCCTTTTTCTCAGCATGCTCATCGCTTCCATGCTGATTCAGGCAGCGGCCAACATGGTCAACGAGTACTATGATTTTGTACGCGGTCTTGACTCAAAAGAGATGACCGGGATCGCCGGCGCGATCGTGCGCGACAACATGTCTCCCCGCACGGTGCTCATCATCACATGGGTGACCCTGACAATTGCGCTTTTGCTTGGCATCTACATCTGCGCCAGCACCTCGTGGTGGGTCGCTGTCTTTGGCGCCGCATCGATGCTTTTTATGTACCTCTACTCAGGCGGGCCAAAACCGATCTCCTCGACACCTTTTGGCGAGGTGACGGCAGGCGTGGCGATGGGACCCGTCATCATTCTGATCGCCTATTTCATTCAAGCCGGTCATTTGTCACCCGTCGCCTGGTGGGTGTCTGTCCCGGTTGGGCTGCTGATCGCGGCGATTCTCCTCGCCAACAACCTTCGCGATCTCGAGCACGACCGCCCCGGCGGCCGCAAAACACTGCCGATCCTGCTTGGAAAAACGCGCGCGGTCGCAGTGCTTGGCACTGCGTTTGCACTCTCCTATCTCATTCTCATCGCGCTCGTCCTCGCGCGCATGCTCCCGTCGTGGGCGCTGCTGTCACTCTTGAGTGCCCCTTTACCCGCACGAGTACCGCGTCAATTTCTCGCCGCAAAGACGCGCGATGAACTTCAAGCTTCGTTTGAGAATACGTCTAAAACACTTATCGCTTTTGGATTTCTTCTCTTTGTCGGCCTGCTCATCGCACGCATTACAACGCCGTGA
- a CDS encoding Ger(x)C family spore germination protein, which produces MSHRVNAVWKLAACAVISLLLTGCWDSADLDNITYVHSLGVDYDHGRYRIWLGLIDPTKSGIDESKSNGEAARALWVVYGTGKSFLEAVNAIYPSSPKRVSWSHFSLLILHENILRGPYEDVIKALTRYREVRYTSWVYGTKDRMEDLFTANLPTENNPLYYYVSNPKRVQQFGYVVPSLRLNEWIRDLREPVGSAMLPQMALNHQRGVHWPSAKDKPYDELLLPTVGIFRHERFMGWLSHRDMLGVFWARTGGTRIPLFLPPAAGSTEQVILYAHHFHVEIHPIQRRHHWTYDLKISGPVDLAQAGQGRSEKEIIKIAERVIDRDIRRTFRTGAEHRVDILNFTQKVYRGALILWPPNTRQKLLDSLELRPDSLRNINIHLTLVHTGMRKFD; this is translated from the coding sequence ATGTCCCATCGAGTGAACGCTGTGTGGAAATTGGCTGCCTGTGCGGTTATATCTCTCTTGCTGACAGGGTGTTGGGATTCTGCCGATCTGGACAATATTACTTATGTACACAGTCTGGGCGTCGATTATGATCACGGTCGCTATCGAATTTGGCTCGGCCTCATCGACCCGACAAAATCGGGGATTGACGAATCAAAATCAAATGGCGAGGCTGCACGCGCGCTTTGGGTGGTGTATGGTACAGGGAAGAGTTTTCTTGAAGCGGTCAATGCGATTTATCCATCCAGTCCCAAAAGGGTGTCTTGGTCCCATTTTTCTTTGCTGATTCTCCACGAGAATATTCTGCGCGGCCCCTATGAAGACGTCATCAAAGCGCTTACGCGCTACCGGGAGGTGCGGTATACGTCATGGGTTTATGGAACAAAAGACCGCATGGAAGATTTATTCACTGCGAATCTGCCTACAGAAAATAATCCACTCTATTATTATGTTTCGAATCCGAAACGGGTGCAACAATTTGGATACGTGGTGCCTTCCTTGCGATTGAATGAATGGATAAGAGACTTGCGAGAACCAGTGGGATCCGCCATGTTACCTCAAATGGCCTTGAATCATCAACGAGGCGTTCACTGGCCAAGCGCTAAGGACAAGCCCTATGATGAATTATTGCTTCCAACGGTTGGTATATTCCGTCACGAGAGATTCATGGGATGGCTGTCGCACCGCGATATGCTCGGGGTATTCTGGGCGCGAACCGGTGGAACGCGGATTCCGCTGTTTTTGCCCCCGGCAGCGGGCTCAACGGAACAAGTTATTCTTTATGCACATCATTTTCACGTTGAGATTCATCCGATTCAACGCAGGCATCACTGGACCTATGATTTGAAAATCAGCGGCCCTGTGGATCTCGCGCAGGCAGGACAGGGACGCTCTGAAAAGGAAATCATCAAAATAGCTGAGCGTGTGATCGATAGAGATATCCGTCGAACGTTTCGAACGGGCGCTGAGCATCGTGTAGACATTTTGAATTTTACCCAAAAAGTCTACCGGGGCGCCTTGATCCTCTGGCCGCCAAATACGAGACAAAAGCTCCTTGACAGTCTTGAATTGCGTCCAGACTCCCTGCGAAATATAAATATCCATTTGACGCTTGTGCATACGGGTATGCGAAAGTTCGATTGA
- a CDS encoding spore germination protein: protein MSESHRPISPSLEENETWLRDDILSDCEDIKDVSMVWDVGGKMRRSLFFYMEGTTDLKQLGKTFFRELEPLLAQCVEEKFVDVVKRLRIPEVTYHEQWESVLSLLFHGTGVFFLDGWAGALVVEQVAKPARSIEEPAMETAIRGSHDGFVEDVMQNLALLRMRLPTSNVACKFFEIGSLTRTRVALVYQKDTASSELVSTIQTRLHAIQVDELTESAHLEELLEDRKFTIFPQFDYTERPSKLAAILSEGRIGLIQDTSATVLIAPVTLMQLLQAPDDYNDRFPFVVVVRILRMIGLSISLFLPAGYVAATEYHQDTIPAFLLISLINAHKGVPFPTPLEAIIMLGLFELFREAGLRLPRAAGQTIGLLGTVVVGDAAVKAGIASAGMIAVVGITAISTYVVPNYTLANVITIIRMAMLILASFMGYVGILIGAILLIGHLASLNPMGVSYLAPFSPFVWEDWRDYIIRVKWTRMRKKSAGQSQTRKRSGR from the coding sequence TTGAGTGAATCACACCGACCCATTTCACCTTCGCTAGAGGAGAATGAAACGTGGTTGCGTGACGACATTCTCTCCGACTGTGAGGATATTAAAGACGTATCCATGGTGTGGGACGTAGGGGGGAAAATGCGGCGTTCCTTGTTTTTCTATATGGAGGGAACCACGGACCTGAAACAACTGGGTAAGACATTTTTCAGGGAATTAGAACCCTTGTTGGCACAATGTGTGGAGGAGAAATTCGTTGATGTCGTGAAACGCCTACGCATTCCTGAAGTTACGTACCATGAACAGTGGGAGTCGGTACTCTCGTTGCTGTTTCACGGTACGGGGGTCTTTTTTTTGGATGGTTGGGCTGGCGCCTTAGTCGTGGAACAAGTGGCAAAACCTGCTCGCTCTATTGAAGAGCCGGCAATGGAGACGGCAATTCGTGGTTCGCATGATGGTTTTGTGGAAGATGTGATGCAAAATCTGGCATTATTGAGAATGAGATTGCCCACATCAAATGTCGCATGCAAATTTTTTGAGATCGGTTCACTGACCCGCACCCGTGTTGCGCTTGTCTATCAGAAAGATACAGCATCATCCGAACTGGTCTCCACGATCCAGACGCGATTGCATGCTATACAGGTAGACGAATTGACGGAGTCCGCGCATTTGGAGGAACTCCTTGAAGATCGCAAGTTCACGATTTTCCCCCAATTCGATTACACGGAGCGTCCTTCAAAATTGGCTGCCATCTTATCGGAAGGGCGAATCGGATTGATACAGGATACGTCTGCCACTGTGCTGATTGCACCTGTTACACTCATGCAGCTTTTACAGGCGCCCGATGATTACAATGATCGATTTCCGTTTGTAGTAGTTGTTCGTATTTTACGTATGATAGGATTATCTATTTCACTGTTTCTCCCTGCTGGATACGTCGCAGCTACCGAATACCATCAAGATACGATCCCGGCGTTTCTTTTAATATCCCTGATCAATGCGCATAAAGGCGTCCCTTTCCCCACACCGCTTGAGGCGATCATTATGCTGGGACTATTTGAACTTTTTCGCGAGGCAGGGTTGCGTTTGCCGCGCGCAGCCGGCCAGACGATTGGCCTTCTTGGCACTGTGGTGGTTGGAGACGCCGCCGTAAAAGCGGGCATTGCAAGCGCGGGAATGATAGCAGTCGTAGGAATCACTGCGATAAGTACTTATGTTGTCCCAAACTATACATTGGCCAATGTGATTACGATCATTCGCATGGCCATGTTGATTCTCGCCAGTTTCATGGGATATGTGGGCATTTTGATTGGCGCCATACTCCTGATCGGGCACCTGGCGAGTTTAAATCCCATGGGAGTATCCTATCTTGCGCCTTTTTCACCATTTGTTTGGGAGGATTGGAGAGATTATATCATTCGGGTTAAGTGGACGCGCATGCGTAAAAAAAGTGCAGGTCAATCTCAAACGCGCAAACGCTCGGGTCGATGA
- a CDS encoding GerAB/ArcD/ProY family transporter — MFREAIAHRQCHVEVEPGIKTEIVGHSLRAKVILGKIDGDMRMGSKNSESITILQASMLVIISLALPIHVELVPYLLKTVGRDAWMVELVCIPLAIGIWFAIWYVARLCPARSPIERIPPWTLPLLVALADSYVVISLAQSLDSWESFIGVVFLPGVPPALVVISLVASCVWIARHGLKTIAVTVGFLLPFIVIFGVMNTVGTIPVKQYGLLFPLLEHGLSPFVRGVMLPLPIMGEFLMILFFYHFIQGKNALSLAPWMWTLGVLAMIAVGLVMGILAEYGPYEASHLRFPAFGGWRLLTFGEYIERLDYFALYQWTVGLAGRIMILLFITGQVIKNKKIYVPHMIGIAAIASILVLLPVDVHTKEWLRSQYYSIEGGMEVITFLLLGIGSWFQRSRPSGGIRLE; from the coding sequence ATGTTTCGCGAAGCAATCGCCCATCGTCAATGTCATGTTGAAGTTGAACCTGGAATAAAAACGGAGATTGTGGGGCATTCTCTCCGTGCGAAGGTTATTCTTGGCAAAATCGACGGGGATATGCGAATGGGAAGCAAAAACAGTGAATCGATCACGATTTTGCAAGCGTCCATGCTTGTCATCATTTCGCTTGCATTGCCTATCCATGTTGAATTGGTGCCCTATCTTTTGAAAACGGTGGGGCGCGATGCATGGATGGTTGAACTTGTGTGCATTCCACTTGCGATAGGAATTTGGTTCGCGATCTGGTACGTCGCGCGGCTGTGTCCCGCACGGTCGCCCATAGAACGAATACCGCCGTGGACATTGCCGTTGCTGGTCGCGCTTGCTGATAGTTATGTGGTTATTTCGCTTGCGCAAAGCTTAGACTCGTGGGAATCCTTCATTGGTGTGGTGTTTTTGCCGGGAGTTCCCCCTGCCCTTGTGGTAATTTCCTTGGTCGCATCCTGTGTGTGGATTGCCCGCCACGGATTGAAAACCATTGCTGTTACAGTGGGCTTTTTATTACCTTTTATCGTAATTTTTGGCGTGATGAATACGGTGGGAACCATTCCTGTGAAGCAGTACGGCTTACTCTTTCCTCTGTTGGAGCATGGTCTCTCGCCATTCGTTCGCGGCGTCATGCTTCCGCTTCCAATTATGGGCGAGTTCCTGATGATCTTGTTCTTCTATCATTTTATCCAGGGCAAGAATGCGTTGTCCCTTGCTCCATGGATGTGGACATTGGGAGTTCTCGCGATGATTGCAGTAGGGTTGGTCATGGGCATCCTGGCGGAGTACGGTCCCTACGAGGCTTCCCATCTACGATTTCCCGCGTTTGGGGGATGGCGTTTATTGACCTTTGGTGAATATATTGAGCGACTGGATTATTTTGCACTTTATCAATGGACCGTGGGTCTTGCCGGACGTATTATGATTCTTCTCTTTATCACAGGTCAAGTGATAAAAAATAAAAAAATCTACGTTCCCCACATGATCGGTATCGCTGCGATCGCCTCCATCCTTGTCTTGTTGCCTGTCGACGTGCATACGAAAGAGTGGCTTCGCAGCCAGTATTATTCGATCGAAGGCGGAATGGAAGTTATAACGTTCCTATTGCTCGGTATTGGTTCTTGGTTTCAGCGATCTCGTCCTTCTGGAGGAATCCGACTTGAGTGA
- the trxB gene encoding thioredoxin-disulfide reductase, translating to MEKKQKVMILGTGPAGLTAAIYASRANLNPLVVEGNEPGGQLTLTTEVENFPGFPDGIMGPELMDNMRKQAEKFGATFVSGWVTDVDISKRPFHVTVDETDEYEADALIISTGASAKLLGIENESDMMGRGVSTCATCDGFFYRQKPIIVVGGGDSALEEATFLTKFASEVTIVHRRDTLRASKVMQDRARANDKIRFVMNVTPQSVAMADGKVTGLQVKDNASGAMRVLPAEGIFVAIGHNPNTAFLKGQLELDEVGYIKTVGATSATSVEGVFACGDVMDSHYRQAITAAGSGCKAAMDVEKFLEGSATHDWSVSAGAKA from the coding sequence ATGGAAAAGAAACAAAAAGTGATGATCTTGGGGACGGGGCCAGCCGGACTTACAGCTGCGATCTATGCTTCACGCGCAAACTTGAACCCTCTGGTCGTTGAGGGAAACGAGCCGGGTGGGCAACTGACACTTACGACTGAGGTTGAAAACTTTCCGGGATTTCCGGACGGGATCATGGGGCCGGAACTGATGGACAACATGCGCAAGCAGGCGGAGAAGTTTGGCGCAACGTTTGTCTCGGGTTGGGTGACGGATGTTGATATAAGCAAGCGCCCGTTTCATGTGACGGTTGATGAAACGGACGAGTATGAGGCAGATGCGTTGATTATTTCGACGGGTGCGTCGGCAAAACTTCTCGGCATTGAGAATGAGTCTGACATGATGGGGCGTGGGGTCTCGACGTGCGCGACGTGTGACGGCTTTTTCTATCGCCAGAAACCGATCATAGTCGTTGGCGGCGGCGATTCGGCGCTTGAGGAGGCGACGTTTCTCACAAAGTTTGCGTCTGAGGTAACGATTGTTCACCGCAGGGATACGCTGCGCGCTTCAAAGGTCATGCAGGATCGCGCGCGCGCGAATGACAAGATTCGCTTTGTGATGAACGTGACCCCACAGTCGGTGGCGATGGCAGATGGAAAAGTGACGGGACTGCAGGTGAAGGACAACGCGTCCGGTGCAATGCGCGTTCTGCCAGCGGAAGGGATTTTCGTGGCGATTGGGCACAACCCGAATACGGCATTTTTAAAGGGGCAGCTTGAGCTTGACGAGGTGGGGTACATCAAAACGGTCGGCGCCACGTCTGCAACGAGCGTGGAGGGAGTCTTTGCGTGCGGCGATGTGATGGATTCACACTATCGCCAAGCGATCACGGCGGCAGGATCTGGCTGCAAAGCGGCGATGGATGTGGAAAAATTCCTGGAAGGCTCTGCGACGCACGACTGGTCGGTGAGCGCAGGCGCCAAGGCGTGA
- a CDS encoding HD-GYP domain-containing protein, which translates to MPRQISTALLRPGMVLARSLYDGQGRVLLQKGISLKDRYIDKIKTGYASIYIEDAISEGIEIPQVITEQLRFQMQQTLASEWDEIQKTLSVQRPMSSKLFAKSLREQVKQLIQTVQHTTIIKEDLASLAGYDNVTYVHSMNVAIYSLLIGASLFLSDSMMLDLGLGALLHDIGKIFIPSEVLNKPDKLTADEYKIMQTHAELGHNFLAKQPELSYLVAHCAFQHHERLNGKGYPRGLRGDEIHLFGRIIAVADVYDAMIMHRPYRRGMVPSEAMEYLYSRADTEFDLKIVSLFSKRVAMFPIGSEVHLSDGRHAVVVELHENIPGRPIVRVFQDANGKEVNPYALDLATQLNITILSSLDAAKRTLPGQLI; encoded by the coding sequence GTGCCGCGTCAAATCTCGACTGCGCTTCTACGGCCCGGCATGGTTCTCGCGCGAAGCCTCTACGATGGACAGGGTCGCGTCCTTCTACAGAAAGGGATTTCGCTCAAGGATCGCTATATCGATAAAATCAAAACTGGATATGCCTCCATATATATTGAAGACGCGATTTCAGAAGGGATCGAGATTCCTCAGGTCATCACGGAGCAGTTGCGCTTTCAGATGCAGCAGACGCTGGCGAGCGAGTGGGACGAGATTCAGAAAACCCTGAGCGTGCAGCGCCCAATGTCGAGCAAACTCTTCGCAAAGTCGCTGCGCGAACAGGTGAAGCAACTGATCCAGACGGTTCAGCACACCACGATTATCAAGGAAGATCTCGCGTCACTCGCTGGGTATGACAATGTGACGTATGTGCACTCCATGAATGTTGCCATTTACTCACTGCTCATCGGCGCCTCGCTGTTTTTGTCTGACAGTATGATGCTCGATCTTGGTCTTGGCGCTTTGCTTCACGACATCGGAAAAATCTTTATTCCTTCGGAAGTTCTTAATAAACCGGACAAGCTCACCGCAGATGAGTATAAGATCATGCAGACGCATGCCGAGTTAGGGCACAACTTTTTGGCGAAGCAGCCGGAACTCTCTTATCTTGTCGCACATTGTGCGTTTCAGCACCACGAGCGGCTGAATGGAAAGGGATATCCGCGCGGGCTGCGCGGAGATGAGATTCACCTGTTTGGGCGGATCATCGCAGTGGCGGATGTGTATGATGCGATGATTATGCACCGCCCGTACCGACGCGGAATGGTGCCGAGTGAGGCGATGGAGTATCTCTACAGTCGGGCCGACACAGAATTTGATTTAAAGATTGTCTCGCTGTTTAGCAAGCGCGTCGCGATGTTTCCCATCGGTTCTGAAGTTCATTTGAGTGACGGCCGCCACGCGGTTGTCGTCGAACTGCACGAGAACATACCGGGCAGGCCGATTGTCCGCGTTTTTCAAGACGCCAATGGTAAAGAGGTAAATCCCTATGCGCTTGACTTGGCGACACAGTTGAACATAACGATCTTGTCTTCGCTCGATGCGGCAAAGCGCACGCTCCCTGGACAATTGATTTAG
- the mtnA gene encoding S-methyl-5-thioribose-1-phosphate isomerase produces MHDVRPVELREAEVRMIDQRQLPEKLVYVDAKDARETAEAIRAMVVRGAPAIALAGAFGFYLEASRHISESADKLEEVLVKAHALLLASRPTAVNLSFALTRMMNTFHTLALREVRVDEIVRGLRAEALALQAEDEVACRQIGEHLLTLYEEGMGVLTHCNTGGLATSRYGTALAGFYLAKERGMALRVYADETRPYLQGSRLTAWELQQAGVDVTVICDNMAAAVMAQGLARAVVVGADRIAANGDTANKIGTMGLAILARHFGIPFYVAAPVSTIDPRTPTGAEIPIETRPEDELTVIRGARIAPVGVAAYNPAFDVTPSDLITAIITEIGIYRAPYAFSH; encoded by the coding sequence ATGCATGACGTGCGGCCTGTTGAACTGAGGGAAGCGGAGGTAAGGATGATTGATCAGCGGCAGTTGCCTGAGAAACTCGTCTACGTGGACGCGAAAGACGCGCGCGAGACGGCGGAGGCGATCCGTGCGATGGTGGTGCGCGGTGCGCCGGCAATTGCGTTGGCTGGCGCGTTTGGGTTTTATCTCGAGGCGAGCCGCCACATTTCGGAGTCGGCTGACAAACTGGAAGAAGTTCTTGTAAAGGCTCATGCGCTGCTGCTCGCTTCGCGGCCGACGGCGGTGAATTTGAGTTTTGCGCTGACGCGCATGATGAACACGTTTCACACGCTTGCATTGCGCGAGGTTCGTGTGGACGAAATCGTGCGCGGTCTTCGCGCAGAAGCGCTCGCGCTTCAGGCGGAGGACGAAGTGGCATGCCGGCAGATTGGAGAGCATCTGCTCACGCTCTATGAAGAGGGCATGGGCGTCTTGACGCACTGCAACACAGGGGGGCTTGCGACGAGTCGCTACGGGACTGCGCTTGCCGGATTCTATCTCGCCAAGGAGCGGGGGATGGCGCTGCGCGTGTATGCGGATGAGACGCGACCGTATCTTCAGGGCTCGCGCTTGACGGCGTGGGAATTGCAGCAGGCGGGCGTTGACGTCACCGTGATCTGCGACAACATGGCGGCTGCGGTAATGGCGCAGGGTTTGGCTCGTGCAGTCGTTGTCGGAGCGGATCGCATCGCGGCAAACGGGGATACGGCTAACAAGATCGGGACGATGGGATTGGCAATTTTGGCTCGCCATTTTGGGATTCCATTCTATGTGGCGGCGCCCGTGTCGACGATTGATCCGCGGACACCGACGGGTGCGGAAATTCCAATCGAGACACGGCCAGAGGATGAATTGACTGTCATCCGCGGCGCGCGGATCGCACCAGTTGGCGTAGCGGCATACAATCCTGCGTTTGACGTGACGCCAAGCGATCTGATCACGGCGATCATCACAGAGATTGGGATTTATCGCGCTCCTTATGCGTTTTCACACTGA